Proteins encoded together in one Solanum lycopersicum chromosome 7, SLM_r2.1 window:
- the LOC101255012 gene encoding protein CURLY FLAG LEAF 1-like, translated as MAAEVSFVVRIMKGSSDSSSSPALITKDLLGGCRSLDSKELDLDLQVPCGWEKRLDLKSGKVYLQRSLQQKTIGKLQDLNFPPTSKLFDEPNLDLKLLPSSPSYQSVCTLEKVKSALEKETTRKRSISSSNSSSSGKEDTEEHTSNSFAAGCPSCLLYVLIAKDHPKCPRCHTIVPLPLPIKKPRIDLNI; from the exons ATGGCGGCTGAAGTTAGTTTTGTGGTTCGGATTATGAAGGGTAGCAGCGATTCGTCTTCATCACCGGCTCTAATTACAAAGGACTTGCTCGGAGGTTGCCGGTCCCTTGATTCAAAGGAATTGGACCTTGATTTGCAGGTTCCTTGTGGATGGGAAAAACGCCTCGATCTCAAG TCAGGAAAAGTATATCTACAGAGGTCTTTGCAACAGAAAACCATTGGAAAGCTTCAAGACCTTAATTTCCCTCCTACATCAAAGCTCTTTGATGAACCTAACTTAGACCTAAAACTGCTTCCTTCATCGCCAAGTTATCAGAGTGTATGCACCTTGGAAAAAGTGAAATCTGCTCTGGAGAAGGAAACAACGCGGAAGCGTTCAATATCATCATCAAATTCCTCATCCTCAGGGAAGGAGGATACAGAGGAGCACACATCCAATTCTTTCGCTGCTGGATGTCCCAGTTGCCTGCTTTATGTGCTAATAGCAAAGGACCATCCTAAATGCCCTCGTTGCCATACCATCGTTCCACTACCTCTACCTATCAAAAAGCCTAGGATTGATCTCAACATTtag